A stretch of the uncultured Desulfobacter sp. genome encodes the following:
- a CDS encoding universal stress protein produces the protein MFSKILLATTPADESKGASNLSFALARPRRSKLFVFHAYGLPEEGWSAIRYLLPSGKVEEVKKELEDYFSSQLSKIENYEVQVVPGIPQDEILRFARKKNVDLIVMGPHKVAENQPRIWGLTGSTLQKVSLKARCPVMIVPPDMPQIFPVDDVVLSKQDRKNFSILIVDDELSMRDSLREWLEDEGFYADMAESGAVALEMLEKKQYQLMLTDIKMPEMDGVTLLTRAKQKYPAMAVVMMTAYATIDTALKAMKTGALDYLVKPFDPDLLIPAVMKIHQDYEMIQGRLKVAFQNIVLAMDFSEPALCAFNYAFEIAKFYNASLHIFYAMPLLENDEYPSAEKIESQIQEAIKKMKTLFGTKLAGVVGYSIDAWEGAPHVEILKFARICHADLIVMAHHSKEKDPEKAVLGSTTLKVAGGAFCPVLSINRDFVPKPVV, from the coding sequence ATGTTTAGTAAAATTTTACTGGCAACAACACCGGCAGATGAAAGCAAGGGGGCGTCTAATTTATCTTTTGCTCTGGCAAGGCCCCGTCGGTCCAAGCTATTTGTTTTTCACGCCTATGGTCTGCCCGAGGAGGGGTGGAGCGCCATTCGGTATTTGTTACCCAGCGGCAAGGTGGAAGAGGTGAAAAAAGAGCTGGAAGACTATTTTTCGTCCCAACTGTCGAAAATTGAAAATTACGAAGTCCAGGTGGTACCGGGTATTCCCCAGGACGAAATTTTACGGTTTGCTCGGAAAAAAAATGTAGATCTCATTGTCATGGGGCCCCACAAGGTGGCGGAAAATCAGCCCAGGATCTGGGGGTTGACTGGTTCCACCCTGCAAAAGGTGAGTTTAAAAGCCAGGTGTCCCGTGATGATCGTGCCTCCGGATATGCCGCAGATTTTTCCTGTGGATGACGTGGTGTTGTCAAAACAGGACCGGAAAAATTTTTCAATCCTCATTGTTGATGATGAGCTGTCCATGCGCGATTCTTTGAGGGAATGGTTGGAGGATGAAGGCTTTTATGCTGACATGGCGGAATCCGGTGCTGTAGCCCTTGAAATGCTGGAGAAAAAACAATATCAGCTTATGCTTACGGATATTAAGATGCCGGAGATGGACGGGGTGACCCTTTTGACCCGGGCAAAACAAAAATATCCGGCCATGGCCGTGGTTATGATGACAGCCTATGCCACCATTGATACGGCGTTGAAGGCTATGAAAACCGGTGCTTTGGATTATCTGGTCAAACCCTTTGATCCGGATTTGCTTATCCCTGCGGTGATGAAAATCCACCAGGATTATGAAATGATCCAGGGCAGGCTTAAAGTAGCCTTTCAAAACATTGTCCTGGCCATGGATTTTTCCGAGCCTGCCCTTTGCGCATTTAACTATGCATTTGAAATCGCAAAATTTTATAATGCCTCCCTTCATATCTTCTATGCCATGCCCCTGCTGGAAAATGATGAATATCCATCTGCAGAGAAGATTGAATCCCAAATTCAAGAGGCCATTAAAAAAATGAAGACCCTGTTTGGAACAAAGCTTGCCGGGGTGGTGGGCTATAGCATAGATGCCTGGGAAGGTGCCCCGCATGTGGAGATCCTTAAGTTTGCCAGAATTTGTCATGCAGATTTGATTGTTATGGCCCACCATTCCAAGGAAAAGGACCCTGAAAAAGCGGTGCTGGGTTCCACGACCCTGAAAGTCGCTGGGGGGGCGTTTTGTCCTGTGTTAAGTATTAACCGTGATTTTGTCCCCAAACCGGTCGTTTAG